The genomic interval GTGATACTATTCCAAGGGGTCTAGCCGGACGGCTCTATAGAATCTATCTGTAGAGGCAGGCTCTGCCCTGGAGTCTCACCACCTCGGACATGGAAAAAAGTAGGCTCACAAAAAAATCAGTATAACCACCTCGGTGGTCGTATGATACTCTCCATTAGTGAGGGGTTTTCAACTCGGAGAGGCGCTAGCTTAGAGCtgggctacttgtagtcgcTGGTCTCGGTTcgggtatgtactgtaaagAGATGCAAGGCATgtttactgtacatgtataAGTACTTACGTCTATGGGAGGTAGTAGTATCGCTATAAGAACTACAGGTCATGGAGCAACTTCAAGAATTAAAACTGTATATTATAGATCCACTAGACTGCTTAGATGAGAGCGGCAACGGCACCAACAATGGCGACACCAGCGGCGAGCTGGACGTTGAAGGCAGAAGCACCGTTGGCCTGCTGGGGAGCCTTGGAGGCGGCAGCGGGAGCAGCGGAAGCCTTAGCAGATTCCTTGGGGGCAGCAGACTCCTTGGCAGGGGCAGCAGACTCCTTGCGGGGGGCAGCAGACCTTCTTGGCGCGGGGCGGCCAGAAGACTCCTTGGCGGGGGGCAGCAGAAGACTCCCTTAGCGGCGGCGcagaaagaagagggaGCGGCGGCGGCGAAGGTGGCCTCCGGCAGCAGCGGAggtggcctcggcagcagcggaggtggcctcggcagcagcagaagtgGCCTCAGCAACCTTGGGCTTTCCTCCACCGAGGATACCAAGAGAGGTGGCGAGCTCGAGAACTCGAGAAGTGGCGGTCTCCCACTTGTCGGAGAACTCGGGGGTCAGAGAGGGGAGAGAGGGGGTAACAATGGCGAGAACGGCACCgatgttggagatgatgttGGACAGAGCCTGGGGGACATCGTAGTGCTCAAAGGCGGCGTTGAAGCCCTCAAcagccttcttgtagtcgtCGGAACCCTCAAAGACATCAAGAGTCTTGGAGGCAGCGTCGAGCAGAGAGGGGAAGTTGGTCTCGTCAAGGCCGATGGCAATAACGGGGACAGCGGCGGTGAAGAGAGCGCCAACATCGGGGTTGTTGGTGACGATGTCAACAACAGCCTGGATCTCGGAGGTGGCATCAGCGTCAGAGAGGGAGTCGTCGGTCTTGGCGGCAGCAATACCCTCGACAACGTCGTTGGCGATAGAGGCGATGATGGGGTTTCCAGCGGCCTGGACGACAGCGGCGAGAGCGGCGACGGAGAGAGTGGATCGGATGGCAACCATTGTTAGCGAGAGTGTTTAATTATCAGACGAGGTCTGGTTTGCTAGAAGGGGGATCACCGGGGCTTTTATAGCTATGTTTTTCGCCCTCTCTCCACCTCGCCCTGCTGCTAGTGCCAATGAGCTATGGGCTATGACTACCAGCTATTGCGCTATTGCGCTACTCGAGCTATTGCCCAACTATGCACTCTAGTGACTCTGACTAAAGCAAGACTTTGTTGTCGCCCGGAAGGACCGCCAAGGCTCACTAGTGGGCCCACTAGCTCGTGTTGACGTGAAGAGGGGCTGTAGAATGCGTCCACTGTATCCAGGTGTCGTCGTATATCCGGCTGCCATGGCTGTCACTTTAAGGTGACGGGTAACGGCGTTTCGGTGAGACAGGGCATCGGGATCTGTCTATGGAGAGATGGGTATCATTTGCGTGACGCGCTGCTGTTTTCCTGCCGCTGCAACAGGTGACCTGGACCTTTAGTCTAGCTCTGTTTACATCCCCTACCCTTGTCGGTCTAGCTAGTCACGGTCGAATTAGTGAGCGTCATTTTGGGAGAAGTGAAGGGGATGTGAGACGTGTCGAAAAGCCGACTTGCGTGATGCCAAGAACAGCCAAGCCTCCCCAGACCGCTTTCGTATAATATTACCTGTGGAGGGGTGGGGATACGAAGTTAAGAGGAGAGCACTGAAAAGTTGAGCCTGAACTCAACGTCAAGGCCATGGCGAGGATACCACAGCCAAAGGCGATACAAAAgaacacaaacaaccaCTCTACATTGCCGTTTTTTTTACAACTCAAGCAAGATTGGTCCATtcttgttttgtttttaatCGGCCTAGCGCCAGTAGTGCCTCGCTTGTCTTTGTCCATTGGTTTGTGTGGGGTACTAACGCCACGGGGCTAGACCAGAAGCACCGAGAAATTCGGCCTTGCGTTGCAGAAGAGGTGTGTTTTAGCATGCTTGGGTTATTCAGAATCGGTCTCCCAAGTAGCGAGCGGCATAATTGCTAGCCAGACCATACTTTTTCTGCCTCTTGTCTTGACGTCACATTTGTCACCATCCCAGTATCAGACGACCAGAATATTCTCCGCACTTGATTCCGCTCCAAGGCCCAAATTAGTTGCCCCGATTGAGCATCTTGTTAGTGTAGAATGTCCCCCATACCTTTTACAGAACCGAAGTCAGTTTGGGGCTAATGTCGACCCGTAGCGCTTGTGGATACCGCAATGgccgccaccaaggacTGCAGTACAAACAGTATTCACCAGGTACACAGCTAAATGTTTGGTACTACATGGGCTCCCTGGGAAACCTGTTTCAACTACATGTCGTATAATTCCAACAGGGGTGTTGTCTATTCCACAAGGGGGATGATGGGTGGGGCTACGTGTACGGGTAGCTGttattgtacaatacatacaaaACTGGATGTGGCTTCGAAACTAGACACTGTTGGGTTGTTGAAACTGGGCATGGATATCCAGCCGGCCACTTGATTGTTTTGGGTCAGACGTACTTTAAGGGTCCTCCTCATTAAGTCGATATGACGGAAACGATAGCCATGCGATATACTTGCtgggctacaagtacatactgtacgggTACCccacatactgtactcgtagtccGATCGATGTGAAGGCTAGAATTAGACACGTTGTCGGGACACCACCACTTCAGCGTACTTCAGAGAGCTGGTGCAAAGCCCCTGTGGCACGGTGCACTTGAATGATGCGAAGACCCTGTGCCCATATACGTTATTCTGGACTTTAGACGACTGTATGGGCTTCCATACTGCATACATGGCCCCGTTCTAGTTTAGTCCGGGCCAAGCCAACCCCTTCCAAAAGTAGGATTAACAATCGCTTTATGAGGAAATGGAATGTGGACAGTGTGCCAGGCTCTATAGCCCGTCTGAGAGCTGCTTTTCGGAGTGCTTTTAAAGCAGCATGTGATAGGAAGAAGCCACATTTGATAGTGTCAAAATAGATGCGCCCAGCTGAGCTACTGTGCGAATAGAGCGTGACGCCTCATCCAGCCCCTGCTGACAAGGGAAGGGCCTTGCAATCACTCCGGCTAAAAGCAGAGTGTTTTACACACTCCGTGTTTCGAGTACCGGCAGTTGGAatgtttgtttttattGGATAAAGGAGGGGAATCGCGAAACGGAAATGGAAGTCTTGGAGAGGGACTAAAGCAGGTCTGTACAGCACTGTATAAACCAAACATTGCTATAGGGAAATGACAAAGGAGATCTCCACTGGGCGTGACCCTTTTGACAATAAGAACTGCCCGTGTTTTTTGGtgtctacgagtacagtacttgtacaagtacttatTGAGCATAGCCGTTTTGAAAGTGCCTTACAGTCTCTTTGAAGTCTCTTGACATGACAATATATGAGCACGAAACAGCTGTTATAAGTGCAAGTGAAACAGGTCAGTATAAGcacaagtattgtacttgtacttgtacaatcAAATACCGACGTATACAATATCCATTTGCATTCACCTATTCTGGTCTTTATGACTTGTTTCATACCCTCCAAAAAGTTGAAAATTTCGACATGATCAGGACTCGAACCCACACGgtcgaaaaaaaaacggtTTAAATCTCTTTGTAAAGCGTGTCATCCTTATGCAGGGGCCATGCTAATCTTCTCTGTATTTTTTCAAATTGACCATATGTCCCGAAGGACGGAAATTTTGTTTTTAAATCAACTTGAAGGGCAAAATATGTCACGTGCACGTAAAATACTTTGAGTTGGAAATGAGTCGCGAAAAATTCGACCCAAGAGAATCAAACCCGCTGAATCCAATTATATTGTTTATTTTCATGTGACTCTCCTGTGGCGGTTTGTGGCAGAGCTTCAAAATCTGGAAGTTGGGgttctcacgtgacttgggGTTAAGATGTCAGATAGCTTCATTATTTGGCCCAAACAGATCTCAAAAGAGAGAAAACCGAAAGCTGACTGAATTATCTGGCTTGGGAGTCGCTATGGGCAATCAAACGACTTCACTTTGACGTAATCCAAGTCGCCCCTATGTCAAAAGAACAATGTATTGCACGGCTGAATGAGTTTAGCGGCTGGGGATGTGATATTGTAGGGGTCAGGAAGTGGCACATCGATGGCTGCAACGAGTTATCCAAGTCACGGGGATACAAGGATCAATCATTATTATTTTGAGCTGTACAGTCCGATTATTTTCGACTACAGGCAACCTCTCCCATTAAACTTCTGACATCTCCATTCCAAGGTGTAGACGTGCAAGTTTGGCGTTAGTGTTTGGGGATTACGCAGCATAGCCTAACCCTAGTATCCAAAAGTGTAAACAAAACAACGAACATCACGATAGAGAACAGAACTGTACCTCAGTGGACGAGCAACATGACGTCTTACGCGCCCTCGAGGATAGAGGTGGATGAagacgacacaaacaaccCCAGCATGCCTCCGATCCTGAGCGACTATGCGCGGGAGCTGTTGGCGGAAAAGATGCGTTCCACTTCGGGGCCTCCCTCAGCACACAACACCAGTGTTCCTGGCAGGCTACGGAGCTATGGACGTGAAATACGAGATCCCAGAGAGctttccagcagctcacGACGTGCTCCAATTACCACGACGCCTGCTCGAGCGCACCAcatggctgctgcttctaCGACACAGGATGACATAATGGATAGTGACTCTCCAGAACGTCCCTCCCCTTATAGTCCCCAGACTCCAGGCGTGGGGTTGcgaacaaaaacaacacacgCCACGTCAACAGCACCtaacaaccacaacaacGGACACACTCAAACGACCCGCGTTCGTAGGATAGGACGAGGGCTGGGTCCTCCTAAACGGGCCCCTCCTCCGTCCGAAGGAGGCGTCCCTGTTCCAGTGGGGGAcgagatggtggtggaggaggttaTTTCCAACGAGACCGGTGACCTGAGTCCGCAGATGAACCGGCTGCGGTTTTCGGAAAACCACCACGGCAACGGTGTCAGCCCCAACCGCAGTGGTCTGGTTCGGTCCGACAGATCTGCGCGGTCTGACCGGTCCATGGCCGATCGCTCGGGGTCTTCGGGCATGGGAGGATATAAATCGTCACCGCTGTCGGGGCCACGACTTCACGAGCGTCAGGTACTCGCTCCCGTGTCACCTAACACgctgcctcctcctcgaatGGACAAGTTGATGCATAATgaggagcagcagtggCGAGAGCGGATGGCACGCGAGGAGGAACGGGAGCGAGAGTGGCAGCGTCACGAGAGAGAACGCCAGGAGCGCGAACGGCAAGAATCGGAGCGGCTCGAACGCATCGAAAGAGAACGCATGGAAAAGGAGCACATGGAGAGAGTGGAGCGGGAGAGAATGGAACTCGATCGACAACGAGCACGGGAACGAGAGCGGGAACGGGAAAGGGAGCGCGATCGAGAACGCGAGCGGGAACGAGAGAGGGAACGGGATCTCGAGCGGGAACGAGAACGTGAACGAGATAGAGAACGAGACAGAGATCGCGATCTGGATATCTCTTCTGTCCAGGCCTATGACAAACGCAAAATTACCATCAACGGCAAACAGTATGTGCGGTTGGAGAAGCtcggacgaggaggatcgTCTGTGGTGTACAAGGTGCAGGCTGCAGGAGCCAAGGACGTGTACGCTGTTAAGAAGGTGATCTTTGACGATGTCGATGAGTCGGTCATCAAGGGCTTCAAGGGGGAGATTGATCTGTTGATGCGTCTCAAGCACGAGAACCGGGTGGTGGAACTCATGGACTACGAGATGCGGTCTTCACAAGTCTATGTTGTGATGGAGTGCGGTGAGATTGATCTTGCCCATATTCTCAACAACAGACTGAACCAGCCCCTCGACATTTCATTTGTGCGATACTATGCCACCGAACTGCTCAAGTGTGTAGATGCCGTACACCGAAACGGCATTGTGCATTCCGATCTCAAGCCAGCCAACTTTCTGCTTGTCAAAGGCATTCTCAAAATCATTGATTTTGGAATCGCAAATGTCGTCCCCGACTACACCGCTAATGTCCATCGAGACGCTCAAATGGGCACTCCTAACTACATGGCTCCGGAGGCTCTGATTGAAACCAAAAACTCCAACGGGGTGGGTCCTCGAATCAAGATTGGAAAGCCATCCGACATTTGGAGCTGTGGGTGCATCATCTACCAGATGATCTACGGCAAGCCTCCGTACGCGGATTTCCAGGGTATGACACGTATTGTTgccatcatcaacgagAAGACGGTGGTGCAGTATCCGGCCATCACCCCCCTTGGCAATGTTCCTgttcctcctgctgctATTGAAGCCATCAAGGGGTGTCTGATTCGAGAGTCGAACCGACGGTGGACACTGGAGCAGGTGATGGACCATGGTTTTCTCAATCCCATGGCTGTGCAGAAGGACTTCATTAAGAACCTGCTCAGTAACGCCATTGACTACGGCCAGGCTCATACCGAGAAGGTGCGTGGTCGGGAGCTTCAAAAGCTGGTGGATTCTGTGTGGATGAGTCtttccaaggaggagattaACCGAAAGTGATTGGGTGCGAGGAACAGTTGCACTTTTGAATAGAGCCTCGCTCGTAATTACTAATGTCTATAAGACCAATAGCTATTTATTGCATTAACAAACTAAACATAAACAAGAGAAAAACTGaacgtactgtacagtaggtgtTTCTACCGATAAAGGATAGCgcatacaagtactagtacatactacaaaatccatactgtaccttTTGATCAATGTATTATCGCCTAAAATGcatttttcttttcctccttaTATCTACCACTTCTGCTCAGGGTTCTTGGCAAACTCTTCGTAGTCGGCCAGGTTGAAACAGCTGAGCTCGGTCTCGTTCTCAATGCCGTACTCCAGCAGCGTCTTTTTGTCGTCGTTCATGTCCAGCATCCACTCGGGGTTGTCGAGGTTTATGGCTAGGTTCATCGTCTTGGAGCCGTGAGCCTTGGTGTAGATCTTGAGGGCGTTCAGGTCGACAGTTCTCTGGGCCCGGAAGCCCCCGTTAGtcttgaccacctccttgatcatctccaacagctGGGGtgcggtggtggtggtgaggtCTATCGACTGGAAAACGTGGTTCTTGATGGATCTGTAGGCCAGGGACTTGACGACTCGCACGGTGAGGATGGCCATGGTGTTGGGCCGGGTGGTGGAGGTTAGTGGGGCATCCATGGTTGTTGTTTGGGTGTGCTGTGCAGTGTGGCGTGGGTCTTGAAACTTCAGTTCTGGCTGTCTGCAGAAATAATTTTGATAGGGTTTAGAGGTGGTTTAGAATGGGAGTGCAGGCGCGTACATAAAGCTGTGGGGTTGCTAGGATACCTGTACCAGCAGTCGgagaagtacgagtagtacTTGTGATGAAGATACATTTATGTCACAACTTTCTATTGGTCGGATAGCGGTTTGTGTGACTTTTGCTTCTTCCAAAAGTGTTATTTGTCTCAGATAAGCAgactctacttgtacatttACCACCAGCACTGTATAAGAGCTGTATGATATACTCTGATAAACAACTATCGTCCCACTTTGGGCCCAAGGCTCTTGGCGTGAGACCAATCCAATGTATACAAACGACTGTGGATATCCATCGGCCAGACGTTTGTATTTGTGGGCCTACCGGATGTGGTTTTTGGAGTTCCATAGTCCTCCCTGCCACTGCCTAAAATAGCTCATGTTTGAAAATTAGCGTGGCAGGTTCGTGATTACCCTTTGGGTGTTTTTGAAAATTGGAACTGGAATTGGAGTTTTTCATTGGGAtagagtacgagtacactACAATAGCGACTTGCAAAAATGGGCATAGGCGACGGAGAAGAAACCCGGATTGGAAAAAGATcaagtgacacaaacaaacacTCGCACAAACACTCGTAGCATTGAGTACTTGCACATAGCATCTCCACATGACATGTCAAAACGATCAGTTGTCTTGTCTGCAGGACCCGCATAGACGATACAAGTGTATTGCCATGAGGGTTTGGGGGATTGGCATGCTTACTTATTCGGGCGAGGTGAAGAAAGAGCACGAGAAAGGGGATATCAATTGAGCATACAAACGCATATACACGGTTACAAACGGCATACAGACGGTATCCAGACGGCCGTAAGCAGCATACAAACGGCATACAGAACAAGAAGCACCAAATCGACCTCATCACACGACCCCTCACGCTCACCATACCATGTCTCTCCCTCAATGGATAGCGACGCAGCACAAGGCCTTTTTGCGATGGGCAAACACGTACTTAGAGGCCAACCAGATTGGCACCATGGTCTCGTTGGAGACGGACTTTTGCGACGGTGTTCGGTTGTGCCAGCTCATTGAAATCATAGGAAAGGAGTCGCTGGGACGGTACAGTGGCCAGCCCCGGATGCGGTTCCAAATGATCGAAAACGTCAACACCGCTCTGGCCTTCATTCGACACAGAGGAGTCCAGCTGCACAATATCGGCGCCGAGGACATTTGTGACGGCAATCTCAAGCTGATTCTGGGCCTGCTGTGGATCCTTATTCTTCGTTTTACCATTGAAGATATCTCCGAGGAGGGTCTCAGTGCCAAGGAAGGCCTGCTGTTATGGTGTCAGCGCAAAACCGCAGGATACAAGGGGGTGGCAGTCAAAGACTTTAGCGGCAGTTGGAGTGACGGCCTCGCTTTTTGCGCCCTGTTGGACAAACATCGACCTGATCTCATTGACTTCGCACAGCTAGACCCTACCAAGCCTCGAGAAAACATGGAGTTGGCTATTAGCATTGCTACAGAGCAGATTGGAATCCCACAGATTCTTGATGTCGAAGACATCTGTGGTGTGGCTAAACCAGACGAGCGGTCTGTCATGACATATGTGGCCTACTGGTTCCATGCCTTTTCTGCTCTGGACATGATTGAGAACGCGGGAAGACGGTTAGAGAAGTTTGTTGAAATGACCTCGTCGGCCTATGCCATGCAGTCGGGCTACGAAGAACGTATGAAAGCGCTTCTCAAGGCGATAGCCACTCAAAAGGAGAAGTGGGAACAGGCAGCTGACCCAGAGCATTTGGCCTACGTTGAGGTCAAACAACAAACTGCAGAACACGCAACTTTCAAAATCAAGACGAAGCGGGAATGGACCAGGGAAAAGGCCTCGCTGGCCTCGCTGCTGGGAAACATTCGCACAAAACTGGCCACCTACAACCTCAAAGAGTACTCTCCTCCCGTTGGTCTGAGATCAGCGGACGTAGAAGCAGCATGGAAAGAGCTCCACATGGGAGAAATCAACCGATCAAAGCTTCTGAATCAGAGTATGAGACGACTCAAGGAAAGTTTACGTAAACGGTTTGCTGATGCCGCCAACGAGTTTTCAGATAGACTGTCGGTGCTGTCAACTGCTATTAGCCAGATGGACGGACCTCTGGAAGACCaactggaggagattgcgGATATCAGTGAAAAGCTGCGTCCTCTGACCGAGAAAATACGACTTCTCAAGGAATTGGACACCAGCTGCGTGGAGGCCAACGTCGAAGAAAACGACTACACAGTGTACTCGTATGACGAGCTGGAATACGATCTGGGGCTGGCCAAGGAATCGGTCAAGAAGAAACTTGCATTTATCGAGAACCAGATTGTGGCTCGAAACATGACCAACCTGACGCCTAtccagctggaggagtttgagtcTGTCTTCCGACACTTTGACAAGAGCCAGCACAATGCTCTGTTGGAGTCCGAGTTCTCCGGAGCTCTGGCTTCTCTCGGCCTAGTGTATTCCGAGACTGAGATGCACGAGGTGTTTCAGGCGGCCTCCGAGGGACAAGTTTCAGTGTCGTTCGAGCAGTTCATTACTTTCATGGTCGAGGTGACCGAGGACCAACTGTCTGCCGAACAGGTGCTGCAATCGTTTGCCGAGGTGGCAGACGGCAAAATGTACGTGACGGAGCTGGACTTGCAAAACTCACTCATCCCAGAACCTATGATTGACCAACTCAAAGATACAATGCCCAAGACAGCCGACGGCTTTGATTACATTGCCTACATGGAGCGCTTGACCTTGTGATATCAAATATAAATAGACGTTAGCATAAACATTCATATcattacttgtattacACACACTGTAGCCTTCGACTCGCGCGCCATCTCCTTAAAGCGGAGAATGTCCACCCGTTAATACATATAATACATTAGTATACATAGTTTACATTAAGACCGTCGTCGCTTGGCCCGCTCAGCTCGACTATTCGCTTGGGCATCCAGTATCGACTTGTCCTTTGCCTCCACCGCGTCCACCAGAGGTAGCaggtcctcctccaccttgaccttcttACGTCGCTTTTTGGGCTTGGTCTGTGTCGTTTCTTccgcctcggcctcctctccctcttccTTTACCGTCCTGGTGAGCTCCTTTGgttgctcttcttcgtcgtcTGTCTTGATTCCATCAAACTTTACCCGCTTAGTGGTAGTCTTCTCTTTGGGAGGTCCATTATGTTGTAGTTCAGGACAGAAGGATGACGTCCGGCCTCcgacagtcacgtgatccacCTCGTAGCCCTCCAGTGTGTAACTctttttgttcttgttcCGCTTGCCCCATCGGTTCAGCATAAGCCAGTTGAGCGGAAAGAGCAACGTGTTgccctccaccttgacGACAAACTGGCAAATGTGCACGAGCTGGGTGTATAGCTCGTCGATCTGCGACTCTAGCAGCAGATTGCACATGCGAGCGGGGTGCACGCGTGAGTGGTAGAGAATCTCGTCGGCCACCCAGTTTCCTACGCCCGAAAAAAGTGATTGGTCCAGAAGCACGGACTTGATGGGCGCCTTTTTCGCCTGGATTTTCGCCTTGAAAGcatccagatccagaggTTTGAGCGCCGCCGGTGTGTGTTCGTCGTCTGGGCTCTTGCTGTAATCCGGACCCAGTTTCTTCATCGGATCCACCTTATAGATGTCGAGAGGTTCGGCGATCGTAAAGAGCTTGACCCTAGCTAGCCGTCTAGCGTCGTAGAACGCGAGTTTGGTACCGTCCTCGAGCGTCAGATCCATCTTGACGAACCGCGGCGGCCACGTCTGCTGTTCGagttcctcctccgccagctcctccagcatgGACACGTCTTCGGGAATGTCGCCCCCATTGGCAGCAATGATGGACTGACCGTTGGCGGCCTTTTCTTCGAcgactcctccatctccacggATGCGGTCGAGCCGATCACGTGCCTTTTTGTCGCCACCGTTCTCCATCA from Yarrowia lipolytica chromosome 1F, complete sequence carries:
- a CDS encoding uncharacterized protein (Truncated form of YALI0F07535g, weakly similar to uniprot|P40552 Saccharomyces cerevisiae YIL011w); amino-acid sequence: MVAIRSTLSVAALAAVVQAAGNPIIASIANDVVEGIAAAKTDDSLSDADATSEIQAVVDIVTNNPDVGALFTAAVPVIAIGLDETNFPSLLDAASKTLDVFEGSDDYKKAVEGFNAAFEHYDVPQALSNIISNIGAVLAIVTPSLPSLTPEFSDKWETATSRVLELATSLGILGGGKPKVAEATSAAAEATSAAAEATSAAAGGHLRRRRSLFFLRRR
- a CDS encoding uncharacterized protein (Compare to YALI0F07557g, some similarities with uniprot|P54199 Saccharomyces cerevisiae YDL028c MPS1 serine/threonine/tyrosine protein kinase), translated to MTSYAPSRIEVDEDDTNNPSMPPILSDYARELLAEKMRSTSGPPSAHNTSVPGRLRSYGREIRDPRELSSSSRRAPITTTPARAHHMAAASTTQDDIMDSDSPERPSPYSPQTPGVGLRTKTTHATSTAPNNHNNGHTQTTRVRRIGRGLGPPKRAPPPSEGGVPVPVGDEMVVEEVISNETGDLSPQMNRLRFSENHHGNGVSPNRSGLVRSDRSARSDRSMADRSGSSGMGGYKSSPLSGPRLHERQVLAPVSPNTLPPPRMDKLMHNEEQQWRERMAREEEREREWQRHERERQERERQESERLERIERERMEKEHMERVERERMELDRQRARERERERERERDRERERERERERDLERERERERDRERDRDRDLDISSVQAYDKRKITINGKQYVRLEKLGRGGSSVVYKVQAAGAKDVYAVKKVIFDDVDESVIKGFKGEIDLLMRLKHENRVVELMDYEMRSSQVYVVMECGEIDLAHILNNRLNQPLDISFVRYYATELLKCVDAVHRNGIVHSDLKPANFLLVKGILKIIDFGIANVVPDYTANVHRDAQMGTPNYMAPEALIETKNSNGVGPRIKIGKPSDIWSCGCIIYQMIYGKPPYADFQGMTRIVAIINEKTVVQYPAITPLGNVPVPPAAIEAIKGCLIRESNRRWTLEQVMDHGFLNPMAVQKDFIKNLLSNAIDYGQAHTEKVRGRELQKLVDSVWMSLSKEEINRK
- a CDS encoding uncharacterized protein (Compare to YALI0F07579g, similar to DEHA0C07249g Debaryomyces hansenii, similar to Saccharomyces cerevisiae YKR074W; ancestral locus Anc_5.659) yields the protein MDAPLTSTTRPNTMAILTVRVVKSLAYRSIKNHVFQSIDLTTTTAPQLLEMIKEVVKTNGGFRAQRTVDLNALKIYTKAHGSKTMNLAINLDNPEWMLDMNDDKKTLLEYGIENETELSCFNLADYEEFAKNPEQKW
- a CDS encoding uncharacterized protein (Compare to YALI0F07601g, similar to uniprot|O13728 Schizosaccharomyces pombe SPAC15A10.08), producing MSLPQWIATQHKAFLRWANTYLEANQIGTMVSLETDFCDGVRLCQLIEIIGKESLGRYSGQPRMRFQMIENVNTALAFIRHRGVQLHNIGAEDICDGNLKLILGLLWILILRFTIEDISEEGLSAKEGLLLWCQRKTAGYKGVAVKDFSGSWSDGLAFCALLDKHRPDLIDFAQLDPTKPRENMELAISIATEQIGIPQILDVEDICGVAKPDERSVMTYVAYWFHAFSALDMIENAGRRLEKFVEMTSSAYAMQSGYEERMKALLKAIATQKEKWEQAADPEHLAYVEVKQQTAEHATFKIKTKREWTREKASLASLLGNIRTKLATYNLKEYSPPVGLRSADVEAAWKELHMGEINRSKLLNQSMRRLKESLRKRFADAANEFSDRLSVLSTAISQMDGPLEDQLEEIADISEKLRPLTEKIRLLKELDTSCVEANVEENDYTVYSYDELEYDLGLAKESVKKKLAFIENQIVARNMTNLTPIQLEEFESVFRHFDKSQHNALLESEFSGALASLGLVYSETEMHEVFQAASEGQVSVSFEQFITFMVEVTEDQLSAEQVLQSFAEVADGKMYVTELDLQNSLIPEPMIDQLKDTMPKTADGFDYIAYMERLTL
- a CDS encoding uncharacterized protein (Compare to YALI0F07623g, similar to DEHA0F13101g Debaryomyces hansenii and uniprot|O93997 Candida albicans), with the translated sequence MPELGEVAHAASVFAKFATGKKVAEADVQPDKIVFGSETGHEALQKALQGRVITNVSRHGKYWWLTLDGDADNAVLLHFGMTGYISVKGHRTHYIMMENGGDKKARDRLDRIRGDGGVVEEKAANGQSIIAANGGDIPEDVSMLEELAEEELEQQTWPPRFVKMDLTLEDGTKLAFYDARRLARVKLFTIAEPLDIYKVDPMKKLGPDYSKSPDDEHTPAALKPLDLDAFKAKIQAKKAPIKSVLLDQSLFSGVGNWVADEILYHSRVHPARMCNLLLESQIDELYTQLVHICQFVVKVEGNTLLFPLNWLMLNRWGKRNKNKKSYTLEGYEVDHVTVGGRTSSFCPELQHNGPPKEKTTTKRVKFDGIKTDDEEEQPKELTRTVKEEGEEAEAEETTQTKPKKRRKKVKVEEDLLPLVDAVEAKDKSILDAQANSRAERAKRRRS